The bacterium genome includes the window GGCGCCGCAGGCTTTCCACCTCTTCGCCCACGATCTCGGCCACCTCGTCGAGCAGGGCGCGGTACTTCTCGTCGTCGCCCGGATAACGGTCGCGGGCCTGGTTCACCGCCAGGAGGATCGGCGTGAGCGGATTCTTCACCTCGTGGGCCAGGGTGCGCGCCATGCCGCGCCAGGCGGCGGCGCGCTCGAGGCGGGCCAGGTCGCGGCGCTGCTCGGCCAGGCGGCCCACCATGGCGTCGAAGCTGCGCACGAGTTCGCCCACCTCGCCCGGGCCCTCGTGGACGAGCCGGAACTCCAGATCGCCGCGGCCGACGCGGCGGGTCGCGCCCACCAACCTCTCGAGGGGCCCGACCATGCGGCGCGACCACAGCGTGCCCACGACGAGGGCGACGACGATCAGGCCCACGTAGACCACGAGGAACGGGCCCACGAAGCTGAGCACGACGCGCCCTTCCTCGGCGCGCACCGCCTTGAGCAGGCTGACGCCATCGGTGAGCCGGCCGGCCCGCGCGACCATGCCGTCGGGCAGGGGCTGCAGGACCACCGCGGCGTCGCCCGCCGGCCGGGCGACCACGGCCACGAGGGTGTCGTCGACGCGGCGCGACGGCGCGACGGCGCCGGCGGCCGGACGCTCCCACGACGCGACCTGGTCGAGCAGGGCGGGACGGGCGGCGAGGTAGGCCTCG containing:
- a CDS encoding HAMP domain-containing protein → EAYLAARPALLDQVASWERPAAGAVAPSRRVDDTLVAVVARPAGDAAVVLQPLPDGMVARAGRLTDGVSLLKAVRAEEGRVVLSFVGPFLVVYVGLIVVALVVGTLWSRRMVGPLERLVGATRRVGRGDLEFRLVHEGPGEVGELVRSFDAMVGRLAEQRRDLARLERAAAWRGMARTLAHEVKNPLTPILLAVNQARDRYPGDDEKYRALLDEVAEIVGEEVESLRRLVREFGDFARLPKPVPTRSDLAALLRDVGQLYGPEGLALAGADAALDGWFDADALRRVLINLVDNGQAAMGEAGVAGPVALAVARSGGAGVRLTVSDRGVGIAPENLERVFEPDFTTKRDGMGLGLAIVANIVAGHGGRIDVASTPGTGTTFTLDLPLTEPVADPATSEETAP